The following are from one region of the Achromobacter xylosoxidans genome:
- a CDS encoding DUF1993 family protein has protein sequence MSLSMYQASVPAFVRGLNVLAALLQKAADHAAAAGMDPAELVNARLAPDMYPLSGQIQRASDASKFAVQRLSRVEAPKFPDEETTFEQLQQRIAATVAYLQDVPADRLDGAEGRKVSLAFGDFKQEFRGDDYLLTFALPNFYFHVTTAYAILRHAGVKIGKLDFLGPYPQPAA, from the coding sequence ATGTCACTTTCCATGTATCAGGCCAGCGTGCCTGCCTTCGTCCGCGGCCTGAACGTGCTGGCCGCGCTGCTGCAAAAGGCCGCCGACCACGCGGCGGCGGCCGGCATGGACCCGGCCGAACTGGTCAATGCCCGGCTGGCGCCGGACATGTACCCGTTGAGCGGCCAGATCCAGCGCGCCAGCGACGCGTCCAAGTTCGCGGTGCAGCGCCTGTCGCGGGTGGAAGCGCCCAAGTTTCCGGATGAGGAAACCACGTTCGAGCAGTTGCAGCAGCGCATCGCCGCCACCGTCGCGTATCTGCAGGACGTGCCGGCGGACCGGCTGGATGGCGCCGAAGGCCGCAAGGTTTCGCTGGCGTTCGGCGACTTCAAGCAGGAGTTCCGCGGCGACGACTACCTGCTGACGTTCGCGCTGCCGAACTTCTACTTCCACGTCACGACGGCCTACGCCATCCTGCGCCACGCGGGCGTGAAGATCGGCAAGCTCGATTTCCTGGGGCCGTATCCGCAGCCGGCTGCCTAG